In the Bicyclus anynana chromosome 6, ilBicAnyn1.1, whole genome shotgun sequence genome, one interval contains:
- the LOC112043183 gene encoding cytosolic carboxypeptidase 2-like, which yields MLWWKQLECVKYNVMMLEQEEQRRDYLDNTTVTLTLPTRDPVLQDNLLIANIDQVKTLQASLFPVCNKGTFISNFLHNNIKTNQLEINTDIKTFKTTAKLREPRDLFALPKELDCPQQAPRWPSECQVVEERIQHIMWSPASPEPYYVSTGKELKPQPVGEEAGTVIFQYYPMSAVNYFSRSSVGGSRLYLSACTSAGGDDELRFESRFESGNLAKAIKITSAYYELHLRTDIYTNRHMQWFYFRVTNTKKQMMYRFSIVNLSKPESLYNEGMRPLLYSTKDAQLHSIGWRRCGDNIAYYKNDSTCEEEEQYPSYTLTFNIEFPHTDDAVYIAHCYPYTYSDLQEYLSRLQAHPVKSMYSKLRLLCRTLAGNNVYYLTITAPQNCSDMEPKKKKAVIITARVHPGESPSSWMMKGFMDYLTGDTNQARELREKFIFKLVPMLNPDGVIVGNNRCSLTGKDLNRQYRTVIRETYPPVWHTKVMIRRLQEECGVAMFVDLHAHSRKHNVFIYGCESRKNSEKRLQEQVFPLMLHKNAADKFSFENCKFRIQRSKEGTARVVIWMLGVANSYTMEASFGGSELGSRMSTHFSAQDYESLGRTFCETLLDFYDEDPSKEKLRTKIVTRLLKEGSNADEPTNIDLSDYSSDEGDTSSSSSEAGPPRERASKTQLAPPPSPILPDINTDFKPRKQRLILEKINRVEKKKTKRETLQVSRATIDLTSDAMTDASSDCDSFEENISPVRRVRKMLHSSGKQKPRRKKKMPPELKIIPVPTSDSPFNSDRERKYTKGSRPRSVSMITEPLNRPKLKPASWHQFHQLPPSKGLSEIKSRNNPSELQVKLNLLKKNIWTGVQNEEKEPLSWGISSFAMNSYFTDSEALLRSCSKKLEELEDERKRSKDEKKKKKLKTKKISVKVPNAEEVIEPINKTSKSNKKKGKLKHAKSESISHMNSTSFTDIPRNTQPQNRQAKSAFRKGAYVATAIQTKKNNQKTNTIISENSDSDASVQITKKVKKKTKVSRNKLQKAATENRQKF from the exons ATGCTATGGTGGAAACAACTGGAATGTGTAAAATATAACGTTATGATGTTGGAACAAGAGGAACAACGAAGGGACTACCTAGATAACACCACAGTTACGTTGACACTCCCTACCAGGGATCCGGTATTGCAAGATAACTTATTGATAGCGAATATAGATCAAGTGAAAACTTTGCAAGCTTCACTCTTTCCTGTATGCAATAAAG ggACATTCATATCTAATTTTCTTCACAACAACATTAAAACCAATCAATTGGAAATAAACActgacataaaaactttcaaGACCACAGCAAAACTTCGAGAGCCGCGAGACTTGTTTGCTCTTCCAAAAGAGCTTGATTGCCCGCAACAAGCGCCGAGATGGCCGTCAGAATGTCAG GTTGTAGAGGAAAGAATACAACATATAATGTGGAGTCCGGCATCGCCCGAGCCTTATTACGTGTCAACGGGAAAGGAGTTGAAGCCTCAACCAGTTGGAGAAGAGGCTGGCACGGTGATTTTCCAGTACTATCCCATGAGTGCAGTGAACTAT TTTAGTCGGTCTTCAGTAGGCGGGTCCCGTTTATATCTCTCAGCGTGTACCAGTGCTGGAGGAGACGATGAACTGCGATTCGAATCACGCTTCGAAAGCGGCAATTTGGCGAAGGCAATTAAAATTACGTCCGCTTACTATGAACTTCACCTCCGCACCGATATATACACCAACAGACATATGCAATGGTTTTACTTCAGGGTTACCAACACTAAAAAGCAAATGATGTACAG ATTTTCTATAGTAAATCTTTCAAAACCTGAAAGTCTGTACAATGAAGGTATGCGACCTTTATTATACTCGACGAAGGACGCTCAGCTACATTCGATCGGTTGGCGACGTTGCGGAGATAACATCGCTTACTACAAAAATGACTCAAC GTGTGAAGAGGAAGAGCAATATCCAAGCTACACTTTAACATTCAACATTGAGTTCCCGCATACAGATGATGCTGTATACATAGCACATTGTTACCCATACACATATTCAGATTTACAAGAATATTTATCACGGCTGCAAGCACATCCAGTCAAATCGATGTACTCAAAACTGCGGCTGCTATGTCGGACTTTAGCCGGAAACAATGTATATTACTTGACAATCACTGCTCCGCAAAACTGTAGCGATATGGAACCAAAA AAGAAGAAGGCAGTAATAATAACAGCTCGAGTACATCCAGGGGAAAGCCCTTCTTCGTGGATGATGAAAGGATTTATGGACTATTTGACTGGAGATACGAATCAAGCTCGGGAACTAAGAGAGAAATTCATATTCAAACTTGTTCCTATGCTAAATCCCGATGGA gtcATTGTCGGCAATAACCGTTGCTCTCTGACCGGAAAAGATCTTAATAGACAATATCGAACAGTAATAAGAGAAACTTATCCCCCTGTGTGGCATACCAAAGTAATGATACGAAG GTTACAGGAAGAGTGTGGGGTGGCAATGTTTGTGGATTTACATGCGCACTCGAGGAaacataatgtatttatttacggATGTGAAAGCAGAAAAAATTCCGAAAAACGTTTGCAAGAACAAGTTTTTCCTTTGATGCTACATAAAAATGCAGCTGACAAG ttttcatttgaaaattgcAAATTTCGAATTCAACGCAGCAAAGAAGGCACAGCCAGAGTTGTTATATGGATGTTAGGAGTTGCTAATAGTTACACAATGGAAGCATCGTTTGGAGGATCAGAATTAGGTAGTAGAATGTCAACACATTTCTCCGCTCAAGATTACGAAAGCCTAGGTCGAACATTTTGTGAAACTCTCCTTGACTTTTATGATGAAGACCCAAGTAAAGAAAAATTAAGAACGAAAATAGTAACTCGTCTACTGAAAGAGGGATCAAACGCTGATGAACCAACAAATATTGATCTATCAGATTATTCAAG TGATGAAGGGGATACATCTAGCAGCAGCTCAGAAGCTGGTCCTCCAAGAGAGCGTGCGAGTAAAACTCAACTTGCTCCACCGCCGTCACCTATTCTACCCGATATTAACACAGATTTT AAACCCAGAAAACAAAGACTTATACTCGAAAAAATAAATAGGGTagagaagaaaaaaacaaaaagggaAACTTTACAG GTTTCGAGAGCAACAATAGACTTGACTTCTGATGCTATGACAGACGCATCGTCCGATTGTGATTCTTTTGAAGAAAATATCAGTCCTGTAAGGAGAGTACGGAAAATGTTACACAGTTCCGGAAAACAAAAACCacgtagaaaaaagaaaatgccGCCAGAACTCAAAATTATTCCAGTTCCa ACAAGTGATTCGCCATTTAACTCAGATCGtgaaagaaaatatacaaaagggAGTAGACCAAGAAGTGTCTCTATGATAACTGAACCACTAAATAGACCCAAATTGAAACCAGCTTCATGGCATCAATTTCATCAATTACCACCTTCTAA GGGCCTATCAGAAATAAAAAGCCGGAATAATCCATCTGAATTACaagtgaaattaaatttgttaaagaaaaacatttgGACTGGAGTACAAAATGAAGAGAAAGAGCCTCTGTCATGGGGAATTTCGAGTTTTGCTATGAATTCTTATTTTACAGACAGCGAAGCCTTACTCAG atCATGTTCTAAAAAGTTAGAAGAATTAGAAGATGAACGGAAAAGAAGTAAAgatgagaaaaagaaaaagaaactaAAGACAAAGAAGATTTCTGTAAAAGTGCCAAATGCTGAAGAAGTTATAGAACCTATcaataaaacatcaaaatcaAACAAGAAAAAGGGAAA gttaaaaCATGCAAAATCAGAAAGTATATCGCATATGAACAGTACTAGTTTTACAGACATACCTAGGAATACTCAACCACAAAATAGGCAAGCCAAATCAGCGTTCAGGAAAGGTGCATATGTGGCCACTGCAattcaaacaaagaaaaataatcagaaaacaaatacaataatatcaGAAAATTCAGATTCAGATGCATCTGTGCAAATCACAAAAAAAGTTAAGAAAAAGACCAAGGTATCTAGGAACAAACTACAGAAAGCAGCTACTGAAAATAGACAGAAATTCTAA
- the LOC112043200 gene encoding vacuolar protein-sorting-associated protein 36 — MDRFEYIDARLFDGENYVKRDKNVKIYDGDDKTQFVDGEVVLTSHRILWGKPGDIPKGNVCLSLHLYYVFCIEEESGGVFGLGGPKRIILHLGPSLPGKRPGPAVVSLYHYIKLSFKDGVDAAFYKALSDAVANKAWERPTQLTSLTINSPNASPRSVTPVSSKMRSGIVGIERSIEEQHRATDASISVAFQDLTKLMEKAKEMVSISKNISSKIREKQGDISEDDTVRFKSYLMSLGIDDPVTRDAFRSDSEYYMGLALQISDMMVAVLMDCGGIMSLADVWCRVNRARGLELVSPEDLLNACKLLETVDAPMSLRKFPSGACVLQLNSQQDEEVARSTTELLEQHGRLTPVKLSQLANVSVLLARERLFTTERLGLACRDESIEGLAFFPNLFLTTT, encoded by the exons ATGgatagatttgaatatattgatgcTAGACTATTTGATGgtgaaaattatgtcaaacgtgacaaaaatgtgaaaatatatgatggtgatgataag ACTCAATTTGTTGATGGGGAAGTAGTGCTCACTAGCCATAGAATTCTATGGGGAAAACCAGGAGATATACCTAAAGGAAATGTTTGCCTTTCCCTTCATTTGTATTATGTTTTCTGTATTGAGGAAGAGAGTGGTGGAGTTTTTGGCTTGGGTGGACCAAAGAGAATTATACTACACTTAGGGCCATCTCTACcag GTAAGAGACCAGGTCCAGCAGTTGTAAGTCTATACCATTATATAAAACTATCATTCAAAGATGGCGTTGATGCAGCCTTCTACAAGGCTCTCAGTGACGCTGTAGCCAATAAAGCTTGGGAAAGACCCACACAGTTAACATCTTTAACAATAAATTCTCCAAATGCTTCACCCAGATCAGTGACACCAGTCAGTTCTAAAATGCGTTCAGGAATTGTTGGCATAGAAAGGAGTATAGAGGAGCAGCATAGAGCCACTGATGCCAGTATAAGTGTAGCATTCCAAGATCTCACAAAACTAATGGAGAAGGCGAAAGAAATGGTGtcaatatcaaaaaatatttcatctaaAATTAGG GAAAAGCAAGGAGACATATCAGAAGATGACACAGTTAGATTTAAGTCCTACCTCATGAGTTTAGGTATAGATGACCCTGTCACCAGGGATGCATTTAGGTCAGACTCTGAGTACTATATGGGTCTAGCACTGCAAATTTCCGATATGATGGTAGCTGTGTTAATG GATTGTGGTGGAATTATGTCATTAGCTGATGTGTGGTGTCGAGTGAACAGAGCCAGAGGCTTGGAGCTTGTATCGCCTGAAGATTTACTTAACGCATGCAA GTTATTAGAAACGGTTGACGCACCGATGTCACTGCGCAAGTTTCCCAGCGGCGCGTGCGTGCTTCAACTGAATAGCCAGCAAGATGAGGAAGTGGCTAGATCTACCACTGAACTG CTTGAACAACATGGTCGTCTAACACCTGTGAAGCTGTCGCAACTGGCTAACGTGTCCGTCCTGCTGGCACGCGAGCGCCTCTTCACCACTGAGCGCTTGGGGCTCGCCTGCAGAGACGAGTCCATTGAAGGACTTGCGTTCTTCCCCAACCTTTTTCTTACTACCACATAA
- the LOC112043201 gene encoding piRNA biogenesis protein EXD1-like encodes MDTLYMKGELLQVHTKNSEVIEGRFYSITNDKSKISLYEVKELPNTKPNESVCHYYEPEIRDIVRLKEPDLQTYLKISQKEYEDIIKISKKYIYINQVDHTFHEAMEDINQYNYIAVSTDGANMGRKCKMPFLVLSTPHQIYIYDIQVLQNHGFNAGLKELLESESPKKIVHDCRKLSDCLFHKHNVTLKSVFDTQVGDIIITKNKMGRIATNKVKSLSKCLNTYLGLKHNFIEEKLDIVQCTERPLSLVIKETLAKNICFLHRLSEMINDQMMLPFIRGVECYVENLRSCDDFKAWELCGKQDQIPKDFMNAIEY; translated from the exons ATGGACACTCTATACATGAAAGGCGAACTCCTTCAAGTCCACACCAAAAACAGTGAAGTAATCGAAGGCAGATTCTACAGCATCACTAACGATAAATCGAAAATATCTCTCTATGAAGTCAAAGAATTGCCTAACACTAAACCAAATGAGAGTGTGTGTCACTACTATGAACCAGAGATAAGAGACATAGTGAGACTTAAAGAGCCTGATCTACAGACATATTTGAAGATTTCACAAAAAGAATATGaggatattataaaaatatcaaaaaagtatatatacatTAACCAAGTAGATCATACCTTTCATGAAGCTATGGAAGATATAAATCAGTATAATTACATAGCTGTCAGCACTGATGGAGCAAATATGGGGCGTAAATGTAAGATGCCTTTTTTAGTGCTTTCTACACCACACCAGatatatatttatgatattcaaGTATTGCAAAATCATGGGTTTAATGCTGGTCTGAAGGAACTACTGGAGAGTGAAAGCCCTAAGAAGATTGTCCATGACTGTAGAAAGTTATCAGACTGCTTATTTCACAAACATAATGTGACATTGAAGTCAGTATTTGATACTCAG GTAGGAGATATAATCATCACAAAAAACAAGATGGGACGCATTGCAACTAATAAAGTGAAATCATTGTCAAAATGCCTAAATACTTATTTAGGTTTGAAACACAACTTTATTGAGGAAAAA CTGGATATAGTGCAGTGCACTGAAAGACCTCTGTCACTGGTCATCAAAGAAACTCTTGCAAAGAACATTTGCTTCTTGCATCGTCTTTCGGAAATGATAAATGACCAAATGATGTTGCCTTTCATAAGGGGAGTGGAATGTTATGTGGAAAACCTCAGATCATGTGATGATTTCAAAGCATGGGAGCTATGTGGCAAGCAAGATCAAATACCAAAGGATTTTATGAATGCAATTGAGTATTAA
- the LOC112043192 gene encoding uncharacterized protein LOC112043192 encodes MAEGPQELNALSVCAVQYFTNTSYASCATNLMALSTSALNVQPSGCYMGYCDFVRCLRRTNSINLITQCTREARTGVNITLDSDNVRFYTNVTSCILAKSRCGTFNPITGDPQTPGYTSTGLRLSNALQFSDAGELRVLAFSTATPVSTSFCSTSTNLTQTNWLTNVC; translated from the exons ATGGCAGAG gGACCCCAGGAGCTAAACGCTTTAAGTGTTTGTGCTGTACAATACTTTACGAACACATCATATGCTAGCTGTGCAACAAATTTAATG GCTTTATCAACTTCAGCATTGAATGTACAGCCGTCTGGTTGTTACATGGGCTATTGTGATTTTGTACGCTGCTTAAGAAGaacaaattcaattaatttg ataACGCAATGTACAAGAGAAGCTCGGACTGGTGTTAACATCACACTTGATAGTGATAATGTCCGATTTTACACGAATGTAACTTCATGTATTTTGGCAAAATCTAGGTGTGGTACTTTCAACCCAATTACCGGAGACCCGCAAACACCAGGTTATACATCTACTGGTTTACGATTAAGCAATGCTCTACAATTTTCTGACGCTGGTGAACTCCGGGTGTTAGCATTTTCCACGGCTACACCTGTTTCAACTTCATTTTGTTCTACATCTACAAATTTAACTCAAACGAATTGGTTAACTAAtgtttgttaa
- the LOC112043202 gene encoding vacuolar ATPase assembly integral membrane protein VMA21 homolog — protein MIEGKANELPDFQVFQTVIKYCLFIIIVPVLSFFVVKILIFDSILKLEAVTSSVYSAVVAVVVLHVTLGLYIYRAYSESEKAPTKPVKKD, from the exons ATGATTGAAGGAAAGGCAAAT GAACTACCCGACTTCCAAGTGTTTCAAACAGTGATCAAATATTGTTTGTTCATAATAATTGTACCGGTATTATCTTTCTTCGTTGTGAAGATTCTGATTTTTGATAGCATATTAAAATTGGAAGCTGTTACGAGCAGTGTTTATTCGGCAGTGGTGGCGGTTGTGGTGCTGCATGTAACTCTAGGTCTCTACATCTATAGAGCTTATAGCGAGAGCGAGAAAGCGCCCACTAAGCCTGTTAAGAAGgactaa